In the genome of Paralichthys olivaceus isolate ysfri-2021 chromosome 10, ASM2471397v2, whole genome shotgun sequence, the window GAGCgagcgagcgtgtgtgtgtcactaacCGTCTGCACTCGGTCCAACGGTCTCTCTGGGGTTTGAACCTGTGAACAGTCACATTTGTCTGACGGACCTCTGTCTCctgtgtctccctccctccctggcaGAACGTACACTACAACACAAGGAGAGCTGCTGGgctttaaatcaatcaatcaatcaatcaatcaatcaagcacatttcaataaaacacGTCACAGAAGTTCTTCACAAAAGTAAAACGATCTCCTCTCCAGAGTGAGCTGACTCAAACCTTGTCCAGGTCGTCCGGGTCGTCCACTCAGACCGGGACGTCCTGCAGCACCAGGATGACCCAGTTTTCCCGGAGGACCACGAGAACCTTTCAGCCCCTGAACACACATCGATTCACTGTGTCACTGAGCGAACAAAAGGCTGATTAGCAGGCCGGGCCGGGAATCGAACCTCTCACAGCCAGGTGTGAGTCCGCATGTTTAATTTAGGCCAGAGAGCAGATGTTACGTGTTCTTGTAATAATCCCTGATTGGttgatgtgaataaaatgtaGATCGTGTCTCTGATCTCACTGGAGAAGTTAATGCATCAGTTTCTGACTTCACAGTGacgtcatgatgatgtcatgatgatgtcattatgaGGCACTCACCACTGTTCctctgcctccagctcctcctctgggTCCCTGCTCCCCCCTCTGACCCGGGTCGCCCCACACGCCCACGTTACCCTGGAACAGAGCAGATCACAGAACCTCCACAGTCTCTTTAATCTGAACCGAACCTTCACGGCGTCACTCGTCCCTCTACCTTCTCTCCTGGACGTCCAGCGACGCCGCTCTggctctgcagagacacaatgtgaaattcatttgtattgttttctcaCGTTTGCaggaacaggaaataaaagacGAGAGACTCTGTCCTCACCGTCTCTCCCCTGGGTCCTCGGGTTCCTTTCCTACCTTTATCACCCTAAAGGATCAGCAtagataaaatgtaaacattatatatataagtggAAAATGTTAGTGGTGTTTGAAGCGTATGTGTTTGCAGTATATCCGTCACCTACCCTGAATCCTTTATAGCCTTTACTGCcctgtgaaaacacagattattattattaattcataatTGATTACATTACTTTGTACCACACTAACGCTCGTGTACAGTTTGGTTTTTTTACCTTGATCATCCCAGGAGTTCCTATGTCTCCATACAGACCTCTCCAGCCTCTCAGTCCCTTCTCCCCCTGCGGAAAACGATATTTCACAATAACTTCGATCACAGCACGAAGTTTGATCATTTATTAGAACGACTGTGAATCCTGCTGTGGTCTCGCATTCTGCTGACTTCTCACCGAGGGACCGGCCAAAGAAAGTCAGCAGAATGTAACGCAGGCTCTCGTGTACGGGAAGAAACCTCCAGAACCAGAATCAATGTGGGCGACCAATCGGGACGAGTGGAGACAAGATGTTGGAGACAGGAAGCGTTGTGTAAACgtcatgtttaatattttctgtCACACTAGATAAAAATAAGACGAACgatatttacagatttaaaaacagtaGATGTGTAAACACACCACAACTACAGTTACGATGAATCAACCACTGTGGGTGTGATCTGGTTTTTGACCAGAGTCTTCACACAATAGTAACACAATAGTTTGTGTGTTGGTCGACATGGTGACTCTGTCTGTGACCTTTTGTCCTGGTTGTCCCATGATTCCTTGTGTTCCTGCTTCTCCCTCTGGACCCGTCACACCAGGTTCACCCTGAAATACACACAACTTTAATTTATCCTTTTataactgaaagaaagaaatataaagaaataaaggttGTTTCACAAGCAGCAAGATGaggtgcatctgtgtgtgtgtgtgtatgtgtgtgtgtgtgtgtgtgtgtgtgtgtgtgtgtgtgacgctgCACCTTTGGTCCTCTGGTTCCTCTGCAGCCCTTTAAAACACAGGTGATTGTTAACTTTAATTATTTCtactaataaaaacacattagttCATTCGAAGCGTTCGAATGACCGAGCCCTGGATTTCACacaacttcaaataaaaaaaattaaacttaatataaataaatgtttgtttgatttatgtCATAGCGGAGGTCTGTTTTACCTTTTCACCTTTAGGTCCTGTGATATGTTCGGTTATATcaacctgcagagacaaagacaagttTAGTTTGAAGTCATGTACGAGCTTTAACACATATTTTAGATTTGAAGTCTCCTGTGCAAGaaaggtttgtgtgtgattcACGTCCTTgtggggacaaaaaaaaaaacccataatGCAAATCATTCCACTTTAAGaggtgttttcagacattgGTTAAGattaaagtctgtgtgtgtgtgtgtgtgtgtgtgtgtgtgtgtgtgtgaactcatCACCATGATCTCTGCTTTCCATTCGATCGGAGGAAACAtgggcggaggaggagggatgaagaCGTCACATTTCAAAGCCGACCACCTGCCGGGTGGAAACTCTACAGACGGACAGAACACGCGTGAAACTTCCTGTTCGACCTCATCACACACGCAACACGAGGAAGAGAATTTGACGCAGACTCGCTGACTTCATCGGTTCCTTCTCGGAAACCTGATCATTTCTGGAACTTTAGGAAAGTTCTGATTCCAATccagtttattttttgtttgaaacGTTTAAAATTAGACGCACGAACTGAAACAGAAGCCGTCCCATGTTTGGTGACGTCAGTCTGGTGTTTGCACTTACTGGTTGTGACGAGGGAAGCCGCCGGCTGGAGGCCACTGAGCAAGGCGGTCCATCCCAGAACCAGCTGAGTCAGCATCTCCTCCATTCCTGCAGCAACCACATGTTAAAGGACCAGTGTGGAGGGTAcagcgacatctagtggtgagggtGCAGATTACAACTCAAGgatcctcctctcacctctcaATAATCAATCTACGGTGGCCTTAAGGTAACAAAAAAACTACAGGAGTTCCTCTCTagaatcagagagagacacagcacGAGTCATCTGGACCACAAACCATGAGCGAGAAGAAAACCGCTCCTAATGAAGCAGCAGGTGAAAAATGCCAGGATGTAAATGGACGTTCTTCGTTTTAACGATTCacaacaaaatgcaaacacatcttttaaaaaaaaaaaaaaaaaaaagatcaaactccacaaaaacacaaaacatctgGTGTCACTCTGGAATAAATCTCTGATAAACCGATGACACGTGTCTGCACTTACGTTTCTAGTCTATTTTAATAAGAACAGgagatttaaaatgatatttcacTTGTTCACAGTTTGTAGATTTCACTATTAGAAACTTATTTATccccaaacagacacagatcaCGTCGCTTTTCAACAAGGTAAAAGAATTTACAATAATAGACAATCAACATGACTCATTTCCTGATTTATCCACGAAATAtgtgtttggaaaaaaagtaACCCAGTGAAACGGATCGTGCATCTAAAGATGTTCATACTCAAattatttaacatgttttatgatCCCGATCATCT includes:
- the LOC109644743 gene encoding acetylcholinesterase collagenic tail peptide-like isoform X1, with translation MEEMLTQLVLGWTALLSGLQPAASLVTTKFPPGRWSALKCDVFIPPPPPMFPPIEWKAEIMVDITEHITGPKGEKGCRGTRGPKGEPGVTGPEGEAGTQGIMGQPGQKGEKGLRGWRGLYGDIGTPGMIKGSKGYKGFRGDKGRKGTRGPRGETSQSGVAGRPGEKGNVGVWGDPGQRGEQGPRGGAGGRGTVGLKGSRGPPGKLGHPGAAGRPGLSGRPGRPGQVYVLPGREGDTGDRGPSDKCDCSQVQTPERPLDRVQTIFLADGEKQMRRLRGENVMVLRTDRRALYIYSESQWINILNPDTEHRLDSGAPP
- the LOC109644743 gene encoding acetylcholinesterase collagenic tail peptide-like isoform X2 produces the protein MEEMLTQLVLGWTALLSGLQPAASLVTTKFPPGRWSALKCDVFIPPPPPMFPPIEWKAEIMVDITEHITGPKGEKGCRGTRGPKGEPGVTGPEGEAGTQGIMGQPGQKGEKGLRGWRGLYGDIGTPGMIKGSKGYKGFRGDKGRKGTRGPRGETSQSGVAGRPGEKGNVGVWGDPGQRGEQGPRGGAGGRGTVGLKGSRGPPGKLGHPGAAGRPGLSGRPGRPGQVYVLPGREGDTGDRGPSDKCDCSQVQTPERPLDRVQTIFLADGEKQMRRLRGENVMVLRTDRRALYIYSESQWINILEEPRH